In Sphaeramia orbicularis chromosome 7, fSphaOr1.1, whole genome shotgun sequence, one genomic interval encodes:
- the LOC115422090 gene encoding glucose-induced degradation protein 8-B homolog produces MSYAEKPEDITREEWMEKLNNVHIQRADMNRLIMNYLVTEGFKEAAEKFRMESGIEPSVDLDSLDERIKIREMILKGQIQDAIALINSLHPELLDTNRYLYFHLQQQHLIELIRLRETEAALEFAQSQLAEQGEESRECLTEMERTLALLAFDNPEESPFGDLLNMMQRQKVWSEVNQCVLDYENRESTPKLAKLLKLLLWAQNELDQKKVKYPKMTDLSKGTIEDSK; encoded by the exons ATGAGTTATGCAGAGAAGCCAGAGGACATAACAAGGGAAGAGTGGATGGAGAAGCTCAACAATGTCCACATTCAGAGGGCTGATATGAACAGGCTCATCATGAACTACTTGGTGACGG AGGGCTTTAAGGAGGCAGCAGAGAAGTTTCGGATGGAGTCTGGGATAGAGCCCAGTGTGGACTTGGATTCTCTTGATGAAAGGATTAAGATAAGGGAGATGATCCTAAAGGGACAGATCCAGGATGCAATTGCGTTGATCAACAGCTTGCACCCAGAACTGCTGGATACTAACCGTTACCTCTACTTTCACCTACAG CAACAGCATCTGATTGAGCTCATCCGGTTAAGGGAGACTGAAGCTGCCCTAGAATTTGCTCAGTCTCAGTTAGCAGAGCAGGGGGAAGAGAGTCGAGAATGCCTGACTGAGATGGAGAGGACACTGGCTCTGTTGGCATTCGACAACCCTGAGGAATCGCCCTTTGGAGATCTGCTTAATATGATGCAGAGACAAAAG GTATGGAGTGAAGTCAACCAGTGTGTGCTCGACTATGAAAACAGAGAGTCAACACCTAAGCTGGCCAAGCTCCTGAAGTTACTGCTATGGGCTCAAAATGAACTTGACCAAAAGAAAGTGAAGTATCCCAAAATGACAGACCTCAGCAAGGGAACCATTGAAGACTCCAAATAA